The following nucleotide sequence is from Penicillium digitatum chromosome 5, complete sequence.
GAAGCTGGCACGGAGAAAAGACATGTTGGATGTTGAGTAACTCGAGAGAAGATATTTAATACTGTAAGCTGGTATGTGCAGGCTGTGTCGAGTGATCCTTGAGGAATTTATATAGCCATAATGCACTGGAAACCTGAATGTGCCATGGCACAGAAATACAACACACAAAGACCGTCGCTACTTCCAGTGTAACCTGTCGTTGGCATCCAGTCGATGAATGTCGTGACTGTTACCTTATGCAATAAAGGCGCAATTGTCTGACTACAGTGCATGTGCCCACGGtgtcttccaaggttattGGAGAGTGACATGCTACAATACAGTGTTGCCTGTGGTTATCCTTGCCGGAGGAAGGATTTCTCCGCTGCTTTGGTTGATGTGCGTCGCAAATATTCGATCATGTCACATGCCTTTGATTTATTGCAAGGGTACAGACTCGCCAAAACGGCCTGGAGTTGGGATACACAGCATGGTGAAGTCTGACAAGCCTCGAGTTGTGCAGTCTCAATCATTCCTTCCACTGCCGGAGCGCAGTCCCCACGTTATCATTGAAAGTGTTCTCCCTGCAAAGTGGCCAGGTACTCATCGGTCAGGGAAAGGACGATTGAGCGAGGTGGTCGGACTGCATTCAGCCACTGAATACCAGTGAAGCCTTGGTGCGATCTTTTGTAACAAGCGGTGGGAGATGGGCACACCAATGACAGTTTTCCGCAAGTACATTGTGGACTTGGAATATGAGGACCAATTGGCTTTCCGTCGTGTGTGTAGGCCTTGCGTTCGGTGCTAAATAGCTCGTTCGATCCCTATTCAGATTCAGATTCATCTAGCTGCATGATTTTTTCGTCAAGGTCCTGCCAAATCTGTGAGCAATAATCCTTGAGTAGCCCTTCAAGAGCTAGGGTGTAGTGGATACCTGATCAAGGCGAACCTTGAGGTTCTGTAGCTGGCTCTCCTTGATGACCAGGTGGTTCTCATCATCCAAATCCTCCACTATATAGTCATGTCGCTCTTCGTCATACTTCAGGATCATGGATTTGATCGAAGGATCGCATTCGATCAGCAAACCTGCGAAGGATAAATGTTGTTAGCAAGACATCCGAAaggcaagaaaaaaaaagggggtaGCTGACCTCGGACGGCGCGTGGCATCTTGGAGAAGAGGTGTTGGAGAAAGGAAGGAGAGTTGCGGAGAGAAATGAGGTGGAGAAGTTCGATGATGTGCCAAGACCTTTTTGATCACCAAACTTCTCTCCATGATCTCTTAATGACAGTATATTTTGTTCTCTACAAGACCCAAGACCTCAACTTATAACCACTGAGATTCTTACTCTTGAGATTCTTACTCTTGCTCAACATTCCAATCCTCATTCCCCTTAATTCCACCTAATCCCAGCCTTGGCAACAAGTCGAAACCAAAGCTACAACACTACCTAGGAACAGCCTTAAAAACACCAACACGACATTGGTCATAGATTTAACTGGTTATACTATACTCTAGACCGGCTATATTCATGAAGAGGGACTAGCTGTGAGGCAGTTCACGGCACTTGATGGAGCCGCGAGGGCAACCAGTGAGACACAGACTCGGGTATTGGCAAATTCATTTGTTGAAATACAGCAAATATACTATGCATGCATGATACCAATAAATCCTTGATATTCTTGGAACTGGCAGAAAGCTTCTCATTGTGAAAGCGACGAATCGCTGGGTGACCCAAGACGAAGACGGTCTACTCCAGCCCAAAAATGGTTAGCCACTGGTGAGTGACCCTTGTTAGTACCTTGGCTAATTAGGCTCGAGAATAAACTAGCTCTTACCTTACCACTGTAGCTTAGAATCTGGCATTTTACTTATCTTTCAATGGGATGATGTGACCTCGTCGGTCTTGACTTTAGGTACTTCCCAAGTATATGCTGGCGGGGCACGTAGTACAAGGAAACGAGGCCACCTCATCACTTAGAAACGTAGCCAGTGATCTCTCTATTTAGTTCCTATCAAGCAGTCTACTCGTGCGCGTTATGTCCTAAGATTGTAGTGtcggtttttctttttttttttttaccgtTAACCTAGGCCCTATATCGAATTAATCTAGATCAAAAGTCGGAAATTTCAATCAGTGAGAAGGATCGAGTCCTTACCTGTTTAAATTTAGAGGTTCTCCTCCTGCTATCTAAGTTGATCCTACATGGAGTGAGAGATGTTATAGGACTTGATTAGATCCAAGCACATTAGAGCAAGAGCGTTGTCCATGACTTTGTTACTAAGCCACATTAGACTATCATAATATAGGTTCTTCCTTTATAACCTTGTACATCGGCTACCACGCCTGAGTTAGTATAGATAGCTCGTAGGTAAAAGTTAGGCTAACAATATCGACAAAACTCTAAAGCTTAGGCTTCATATCAACAAATGGACTTGATCATAGATAGTGTTATAGGGTTCGTGTTATTATACACCATCTATCGTATTAAATCCTAGGCCACGTAGAGCCGCTCGAGCCTATCCGGAATACCTTTCTAGCTAAAAGATTGGCACCTCGTGTAATTGTGAAATTGCTATGAAATGTCCTATGGGGTCTAAGAGCAACCTGATCTAGGAGTAAGTCGTACAATTCTCATTTCCCTCTCAGGTGGCGTGTTATGTAGCCGACTGGCAACAAGCTAGCAAAAGCCGACATCAGAATAGCAAGTAGGGGACCTATACAGGCTGAGCTTATTTTGTGACTATTATGGTGCTGCTGTAGAGCAAGATAGCGGGGGTTTTGGGTGGGTTTAGCTGAATGACGATATCCAAATGGGGTTGCAAATTGGGCTTCAACCAGTCTGGCTCATGGCCAGGCAGATTCGTAAGGTTTCGTAATATGTCCATAGCGAGGACAGGGACAATGAATGCAAGAGCTGTTGCTGAAAGAACTTTCTTGTGGAGATAAATCACAGTCGATCCGATTTTACTCCTCTAGAATAGACCGAACGATGCCCCGGTTCTCGACTCGATGATAGTATTGATTCACGCTCACGAACCGAGAATCAAGTGCACCTTGAATCTGTAAAATCTCCCGTAAAACTGGCCATAGAGAGCAATCGTCGATGGTAAACACAGAGCCTCCTAGATAATGTTGGCCCTGCAAAATACGTTCCCAATCCTCAATCCCGTATTCAAACACACTAGCTGGATTGGTGGCACAGTGCTGACGCCAGTGTGCCAGAAACTGGTCGATCGTTGACAGGAAATTACCCCCGCGTAACGAATCTACACCTGGCCGTGAGATCTCAGCAGACCGGTTGGCCATGTGTGCTAGTATAACGGAGTCGCCTGCGATTGTTCCTCCATCGGGCGTTTCATATATTGGCAGTTTCATTGAGTGAATATCTCTAGCTCCCAGTTGCTCATAGTTGGTGATCAATCGATATCGAACGCCGCTTTCCCCCAGGCAGAGACGCACACGCAAATTGGCTACAAGATCACAGCCAAGTGCTAGTTGCCCTATTGATGTAGTCAAAAAGTTGACCACATCAAAGCCCCCACCGTACACGGCATTCCAATTGAATTCCGTGTCACGATTTTCCTGGCCAAACGCACCAATGAGGCGTGCTGTTTCAGCAGGATCCCCATGGACCACAGTGCGAGCCTGATCCAATGTCTTACTGACAGCCCCTTGTCCCCAGATTGTGTTGGCTACAGGGTCGATGAAAGTACCAATTTGACGGAAAGTTAGGGAGATGCGCTGCCCGCCGTAGGCTTGCTCCTCCGTAGACCTGGCTGCATTAGGGCGCTTGTCAGCCCGGATGCCATGGAGCCATCGCAAGTTCGTCTGTGGACCGAGCACAAAAAGTGACTTGTGAGGTAGAGGCACGCGCTGGGTTGTTCGACAAGGTTCAGTGCCTCCCTCGTGCTCAGATGCCGAGGCCTTGGTACGGAGAACCATCACCCGTTCAGCGCCTAGACTGACGTTGCAAATGAAAGACCCTGGCACAATATCCAGCGTCTTATCTGAGTGCTCTGATATGCGATCCTGTCCATCACGATAAAGCTGAATGAGCACATGATTCAAGGGATGACCTAGTATTTGTTCAACAGCCATGCGTACTTCATCAACCGCCGGGGTGAATGGCTTGAAGGGTGGGGACTCGTCTGCCGGGTGACGATATATGGGTATGGCTCCATCAGGTCGAGGTTGGCCCTGGACTGCAACCAATCGGGGGACTTGACCCGACAGGTGGTACATCTTCCGCCAATCTACCTCCGCATTTATACGCTCGAAGGCGTTTGCGGCCAAGTTGACGTTTTTCACGAGGCGCGAGTCGCCCTCCCCAATCTTGATTTGAGACGTGTTTCGTATTTCCGCGACTTGTAAAGGTGTCGTTCCCCCGCCAGGGTGAGGTCCAGTTGAAGGTTCTTTTGGGGCGTCTCGGCGCTTCGGACGACGGACGCGCACGCGCACCTTCTTTTGGTCTTCCACTGGACCCCGCCCCTGCGCAGCAGTAGTGCACTGTGCGCGAGAAAGACTAGCGTATTCCAAAAGGCTCCGGTCCTCTGGGTCATGCGAGTCATCCGTGGGAGAGGTGTCCGCGGTATTCCAGAATTCTAGACCATCCATGATGCTCTCGAGACCAGCCGGAGTTGCTGACCTCTTAGGCTGCTGTACACCTTGGCGAGCGATTGCCTCAGTCTCATCCCAATCTAGCTCCTGAATGAGCTCTCTAGCGGTGATGCCAGTCGCTCCCAGGATATCTGCCATGCGTCGCATTGCTTCTTGATGCCGCTGGAAATCGCGGAACCCCAAGCAATCCTCCACAAGAGTTACGGAAAACCCATTGCGGACAGCATCCAAAGCGGTCGCAAACACAGAGACATTGGACAACGAGCCACAAAGGTACAATTCGGTCACAAAGTGTGTCCTGAAGGATAACACAAGGCCAGGGGACTCCAGGGCAGAGTATCCTGTCTTGTCTACTACGGCGTCATGCTGGGCGTTGATGGCGGCCAGAATCGGTGCGGGGAACTGATATCCGGATGTATGCGGGTCACAGAATAGCGAAGAGTCGGCGGAGAGAAAGGCTTCAGGGTCGACAGGTTCAGGTGCATCATGGTCCGGCCCGACTTCAATTACATCCGAATCGAGCGTCTCCTTTCTGCGATGTGGCTCTCTATCCAAGACAATGCGATCACCAAAGTTCCAGTCGACAGTTGTCTGGGGAGATTTATATTGCGAGCGTACCCAAACTACATCGCCAACTCGACGGAATGCAGATGC
It contains:
- a CDS encoding RNA polymerase II transcription factor B subunit 5, whose product is MPRAVRGLLIECDPSIKSMILKYDEERHDYIVEDLDDENHLVIKESQLQNLKVRLDQDLDEKIMQLDESESE
- a CDS encoding Isochorismatase family protein family, with the protein product MSVFSFGDLPTIQTRKALLLLDFQNDFVRPSGALHIPNTPDILETLPQLASAFRRVGDVVWVRSQYKSPQTTVDWNFGDRIVLDREPHRRKETLDSDVIEVGPDHDAPEPVDPEAFLSADSSLFCDPHTSGYQFPAPILAAINAQHDAVVDKTGYSALESPGLVLSFRTHFVTELYLCGSLSNVSVFATALDAVRNGFSVTLVEDCLGFRDFQRHQEAMRRMADILGATGITARELIQELDWDETEAIARQGVQQPKRSATPAGLESIMDGLEFWNTADTSPTDDSHDPEDRSLLEYASLSRAQCTTAAQGRGPVEDQKKVRVRVRRPKRRDAPKEPSTGPHPGGGTTPLQVAEIRNTSQIKIGEGDSRLVKNVNLAANAFERINAEVDWRKMYHLSGQVPRLVAVQGQPRPDGAIPIYRHPADESPPFKPFTPAVDEVRMAVEQILGHPLNHVLIQLYRDGQDRISEHSDKTLDIVPGSFICNVSLGAERVMVLRTKASASEHEGGTEPCRTTQRVPLPHKSLFVLGPQTNLRWLHGIRADKRPNAARSTEEQAYGGQRISLTFRQIGTFIDPVANTIWGQGAVSKTLDQARTVVHGDPAETARLIGAFGQENRDTEFNWNAVYGGGFDVVNFLTTSIGQLALGCDLVANLRVRLCLGESGVRYRLITNYEQLGARDIHSMKLPIYETPDGGTIAGDSVILAHMANRSAEISRPGVDSLRGGNFLSTIDQFLAHWRQHCATNPASVFEYGIEDWERILQGQHYLGGSVFTIDDCSLWPVLREILQIQGALDSRFVSVNQYYHRVENRGIVRSILEE